From Corynebacterium frankenforstense DSM 45800, the proteins below share one genomic window:
- a CDS encoding restriction endonuclease: MPNIDGLRPAVLAVLAAKREPVRLLDLLVMAADHVGLDEDMREETLASGGNRLRLRVSYACSSLTIADLLERPQRGFYRITDNGRAVAERHLEAYRERDLEEWPQWRSYQEELAERREHKASESEGAGGSGAGGSSPAPAAQSSDEDGQSLLERVRGGIDELNNAVETRLRARLQQASPQFFEKAVVELLKKMGYSGTNGRGRTVGGSGDGGIDGVIDQDALGLQKIYIQAKRYADGNAVQRPAIQQFFGALSGKGAGRGVFITTSTFTRGAREEAQRYGGQMVLIDGIRLTALMRHYGVAVQPLQDLEIYQIDEDFFEEDEELG, translated from the coding sequence CCGCCAAGCGGGAGCCGGTCCGCCTCCTCGACCTACTGGTCATGGCCGCCGACCATGTAGGGCTCGACGAGGACATGCGCGAGGAAACCCTTGCTTCCGGCGGAAACCGGCTGCGGCTCCGGGTCAGCTACGCGTGCTCGAGTCTGACCATCGCCGATCTGCTCGAGCGGCCACAGCGGGGCTTCTACAGGATCACCGACAACGGGCGTGCGGTCGCCGAGCGTCACCTCGAGGCCTACCGCGAACGTGACCTGGAGGAGTGGCCGCAGTGGCGGTCCTATCAAGAGGAACTGGCCGAGCGCCGAGAACATAAAGCAAGCGAGTCGGAGGGGGCCGGCGGTTCCGGGGCGGGTGGCAGTTCTCCCGCCCCGGCGGCCCAAAGCAGCGATGAAGACGGGCAGAGTCTTCTGGAGCGGGTCCGTGGCGGCATCGACGAGCTCAACAACGCGGTGGAGACCCGCCTGCGTGCTCGGCTGCAGCAGGCGTCCCCGCAGTTCTTTGAAAAGGCCGTCGTCGAACTGCTCAAAAAGATGGGATACAGCGGGACGAACGGGCGTGGTCGTACGGTCGGCGGCAGCGGCGACGGTGGCATCGACGGGGTCATCGATCAGGACGCCCTCGGTCTGCAGAAGATCTACATCCAGGCCAAGCGTTACGCCGACGGCAACGCCGTGCAGCGGCCCGCCATCCAGCAATTCTTCGGCGCCCTGAGCGGTAAAGGTGCCGGCAGGGGTGTCTTCATCACCACCTCCACATTCACCCGCGGCGCCCGTGAGGAAGCTCAGCGCTACGGCGGGCAGATGGTCCTCATCGACGGCATCAGGCTCACCGCCCTGATGCGGCACTACGGCGTCGCAGTCCAACCGTTGCAGGACCTGGAGATCTACCAGATCGACGAGGACTTCTTCGAGGAGGACGAGGAGCTGGGCTGA